From the Xenorhabdus ishibashii genome, one window contains:
- the cycA gene encoding D-serine/D-alanine/glycine transporter, translated as MEEKKRPTHTTETESSHLQRSLTNRHIQLIAIGGAIGTGLFMGSGKTISLAGPSIIFVYMIIGFMLFFVMRAMGELLLSNLHYKSFSDFSADLLGPWAGFFVGWTYWFCWVITGIADIVAITAYVGYWIPGFPEWGTSLLCVLVLLTLNLATVKLFGELEFWFAMIKIIAIIALIVTGGILIGINFKSPAGHVAALANVWNDGGMFPMGLSGFFAGFQIAIFAFVGIELVGTAAAETKNPMKSLPKAINAIPIRIITFYVLALIVIMSVTPWRAVSADKSPFVELFILIGLPAAASVVNFVVLTSAASSANSGVFSTSRMLFGLAKEGDAPKQFSRLSRRSVPASGLIFTCLCLSFGVILIYFIPDVMRVFTLVTTVSAILFMFIWSMILCSYLAYRKHRPELHQASVYKMPFGIVMSWVCLVFFAFVLVLLSLQPDTRQALIATPIWFIILMIGFQIVKKRKTRLIC; from the coding sequence ATGGAAGAAAAAAAACGACCCACTCACACTACTGAAACTGAAAGTTCGCACTTGCAGCGCAGTCTCACCAACCGACATATACAACTCATCGCAATTGGTGGTGCCATTGGTACTGGCTTATTTATGGGATCAGGTAAAACTATCTCTCTTGCGGGGCCGTCGATCATTTTTGTTTATATGATCATAGGCTTTATGCTGTTTTTCGTTATGCGGGCAATGGGAGAGTTATTGCTTTCTAATTTGCACTATAAGTCGTTTAGCGATTTCTCCGCTGATTTATTAGGGCCGTGGGCCGGTTTTTTTGTGGGCTGGACTTATTGGTTCTGTTGGGTAATTACTGGCATAGCGGATATTGTTGCTATTACTGCTTATGTTGGATATTGGATACCTGGTTTTCCAGAGTGGGGAACTTCGCTTTTGTGTGTTTTGGTATTGTTAACTCTTAATCTCGCGACAGTTAAGCTGTTTGGTGAATTGGAGTTTTGGTTTGCCATGATCAAAATTATTGCCATCATTGCCTTGATTGTAACAGGAGGCATTTTGATTGGTATCAACTTTAAATCACCCGCAGGGCATGTCGCAGCACTTGCTAATGTCTGGAATGATGGTGGCATGTTCCCTATGGGGTTAAGTGGTTTTTTTGCTGGATTCCAGATAGCGATATTTGCTTTTGTTGGCATTGAGCTGGTGGGAACTGCCGCAGCAGAAACTAAAAACCCGATGAAATCTTTACCAAAGGCGATTAATGCTATTCCAATCCGCATTATTACATTTTATGTGTTGGCTCTGATTGTCATTATGTCAGTCACGCCGTGGCGTGCTGTCAGTGCGGATAAAAGTCCTTTCGTGGAATTGTTTATCTTAATCGGATTGCCTGCCGCCGCCAGCGTTGTTAATTTTGTAGTTCTGACATCTGCGGCATCTTCGGCAAATAGTGGGGTTTTCTCTACTAGCCGGATGTTGTTCGGTCTGGCGAAAGAAGGAGACGCACCAAAGCAGTTTAGCCGTCTTTCCCGTCGTTCAGTCCCCGCATCAGGATTGATCTTTACTTGCCTGTGCCTCTCTTTTGGTGTCATTTTGATCTATTTTATTCCCGATGTGATGCGAGTTTTTACTCTAGTGACAACCGTCTCTGCGATCCTGTTTATGTTTATTTGGAGTATGATCTTATGTTCCTATCTGGCTTATAGAAAACATCGCCCAGAACTGCATCAGGCTTCGGTGTATAAAATGCCATTTGGTATTGTCATGTCTTGGGTATGCTTGGTTTTCTTTGCTTTTGTCTTGGTATTGCTTTCCTTGCAACCAGATACCCGCCAAGCGTTAATAGCCACGCCAATTTGGTTTATTATTTTAATGATCGGATTTCAGATTGTGAAAAAGCGTAAAACCCGCCTTATTTGTTAA
- the dhbA gene encoding 2,3-dihydro-2,3-dihydroxybenzoate dehydrogenase, whose amino-acid sequence MNDFKGKTVWVTGAGNGIGSRTALHFHEAGARVFGFDLKFPNSMPFETLILDVSDANAVQKICPPLLKANGLDVLVNGAGILRLGSAETLSREDWESSINVNAGAAFNLFKILIPHFQRQRSGNIVSIASNAAHVPRVNMAVYCASKAAMRSLCLSVGLELAPFGVRCNIVSPGSTLTPMLEGMLNDDMAHQRLINGLTEQFKLGIPLGKIAQPEEIANVILFLASDQASHITLQDIVIDGGATLGA is encoded by the coding sequence ATGAACGATTTCAAGGGAAAAACCGTCTGGGTGACGGGAGCAGGGAACGGTATCGGCTCCCGAACAGCTCTCCATTTTCACGAGGCAGGAGCCAGAGTTTTTGGATTCGATCTGAAGTTTCCTAATTCAATGCCGTTTGAGACACTCATTCTGGATGTCAGCGATGCCAATGCGGTGCAAAAAATTTGCCCTCCATTGCTGAAGGCAAATGGGCTGGACGTGCTGGTTAACGGTGCGGGAATTCTGCGCCTTGGCTCTGCAGAAACGTTAAGCCGTGAAGACTGGGAAAGTTCAATCAACGTTAATGCGGGTGCTGCATTCAATCTGTTTAAAATCCTCATTCCACATTTCCAGCGTCAACGCAGCGGCAATATCGTTTCGATAGCCTCCAACGCAGCCCACGTGCCGCGCGTTAATATGGCAGTTTACTGCGCTTCTAAGGCTGCGATGCGTAGCCTGTGTCTGAGTGTGGGGCTGGAACTGGCACCTTTTGGGGTACGATGTAACATTGTTTCGCCCGGTTCTACACTGACTCCAATGTTGGAGGGAATGCTCAACGATGATATGGCACATCAACGTCTGATTAACGGCCTTACCGAACAATTTAAACTCGGCATTCCACTCGGGAAAATCGCACAGCCAGAAGAAATAGCCAACGTCATTTTATTTTTGGCCTCCGACCAAGCAAGCCACATAACGTTGCAGGATATTGTCATTGATGGGGGCGCTACGCTCGGTGCCTGA
- a CDS encoding isochorismatase family protein: MSIPKLQDYTLPDETALPVNKVEWKLEPQRAALLIHDMQEYFLNFWGKESKMIQQVIDNIVILRTRCHELGIPVFYTAQPNQQNDVDRALLNDMWGPGLNRYPEQQKIASALSPEPKDTVLVKWRYSAFQRSDLEAYLQEHKRDQLMICGVYAHIGCLTTATDAFMRDIQAFMISDALADFSREEHMMALRYTAGRSGRVLSTSMVLSALTPPAAENRWDRERLLAILQPALDEDAYDIDDDENLLDYGLDSLRTMSFVSKCRLEGYEIDFITLMKQPTLRNWLSLLNGDLEEK; the protein is encoded by the coding sequence ATGAGCATTCCTAAACTTCAGGACTATACCCTGCCCGATGAAACCGCCTTACCTGTAAATAAAGTCGAGTGGAAATTGGAGCCGCAGCGCGCCGCTCTGCTGATTCACGATATGCAGGAATATTTCCTCAACTTCTGGGGAAAGGAGAGCAAGATGATTCAGCAGGTTATCGACAACATAGTTATTCTGCGCACACGTTGCCATGAGCTCGGTATTCCAGTGTTTTACACAGCTCAGCCGAACCAACAGAACGACGTCGATCGAGCACTACTGAATGATATGTGGGGGCCTGGCTTAAATCGCTATCCTGAACAACAAAAAATCGCGTCAGCACTATCCCCCGAACCGAAGGACACTGTATTGGTGAAGTGGCGTTACAGCGCGTTTCAGCGCTCTGACTTGGAAGCCTATTTGCAAGAACATAAGCGCGATCAGCTTATGATCTGCGGCGTGTACGCCCATATCGGCTGCCTAACTACTGCCACTGATGCCTTTATGCGTGATATACAGGCTTTTATGATAAGTGATGCGCTGGCAGACTTCAGCCGGGAAGAGCATATGATGGCGCTTCGCTATACCGCGGGTCGTTCCGGTCGGGTATTGAGTACTTCTATGGTGCTGTCGGCGCTTACTCCTCCCGCAGCAGAAAATAGATGGGATCGCGAACGTTTGCTTGCCATACTGCAACCCGCATTGGACGAAGATGCATACGACATTGATGATGACGAAAACCTGCTTGATTACGGCTTAGACTCGCTACGTACAATGTCTTTCGTGTCAAAGTGCCGTCTGGAAGGGTACGAAATTGATTTTATCACGCTGATGAAACAACCAACGTTGCGAAATTGGCTCTCACTGCTGAACGGCGATCTGGAAGAGAAATGA
- a CDS encoding (2,3-dihydroxybenzoyl)adenylate synthase, with protein MMIEFTRWPQDLAERYRLKGYWIDRPLSEILDIHRENDAVALFCGERHWSYRELNEAVSRLAASLHRRGVRQGQTALVQLGNEAEFYIVFFALLRLGVAPVNALYSHQSSELTAYAHQIMPEILIADRQHRQFHDDALIDLLVAKCPGLSIVVLHHEDSDSNRSLSRLISEEPEDFTPTPTPADEVAFFQLSGGSTGTPKLIPRTHNDYYYSIRASNPICGISSKTRYLCALPAAHNYPMSSPGALGVFYAGGQVILAPDPSPDGCFPLIARHQINIAALVPPAVSIWLEYANIRGHANELSSLKVMQVGGAPLGETLARRIPEELGCQLQQVFGMAEGLVNYTRLDDDNVHTFTTQGCPISEDDEVWVANREGLPVPHGEPGLLMTRGPYTFRGYYRNPEHNQTVFDSNGFYCSGDVVIQLPDGYLKVVGREKDQINRGGEKIAAEEVEHLLLRHPAVVYAALVAIPDCLMGEKTCAYVVTRERESVKPAVLRRWLREQGIADYKIPDRFESLPELPLTPVGKINKQALRVLASAALEN; from the coding sequence ATTATGATTGAATTCACCCGCTGGCCTCAGGATCTGGCTGAACGTTATCGCCTGAAAGGGTATTGGATTGATCGCCCGTTGAGCGAGATTCTCGATATTCACCGCGAGAACGATGCCGTGGCACTATTCTGCGGGGAGCGGCATTGGAGCTATCGAGAGCTTAATGAAGCAGTAAGCCGGCTCGCCGCTTCCCTACACCGACGTGGCGTGCGTCAGGGACAAACCGCATTGGTGCAGCTTGGCAACGAGGCTGAATTTTATATCGTCTTTTTTGCCTTACTGCGCTTGGGTGTCGCGCCGGTTAACGCGCTTTATAGCCACCAGAGCAGCGAATTAACTGCGTATGCACACCAGATTATGCCAGAGATACTCATTGCCGATCGCCAGCATCGCCAGTTTCATGATGATGCGCTTATTGATCTTCTGGTAGCCAAGTGCCCTGGATTAAGTATAGTGGTGCTTCATCATGAGGATTCAGATTCGAACCGTTCGCTTTCACGCCTGATATCAGAGGAGCCGGAAGACTTCACGCCTACGCCAACGCCGGCGGATGAGGTCGCATTTTTCCAACTTTCCGGCGGTAGCACTGGCACCCCTAAGCTGATTCCACGCACCCACAACGACTACTATTACAGTATCCGCGCCAGCAATCCGATCTGTGGCATCAGCAGTAAAACCCGATATCTCTGCGCCCTGCCGGCCGCACACAACTATCCTATGAGTTCACCGGGTGCGCTGGGTGTATTTTATGCAGGTGGTCAGGTTATTCTCGCCCCCGATCCAAGTCCAGATGGATGTTTTCCGCTCATAGCTCGTCATCAGATCAATATTGCCGCTCTGGTGCCACCTGCGGTCAGCATCTGGCTGGAATATGCCAATATCAGGGGTCACGCCAACGAACTCTCCAGTCTGAAAGTGATGCAGGTTGGCGGTGCTCCTCTGGGAGAAACGCTGGCCAGGCGCATTCCAGAAGAGCTTGGCTGCCAGCTCCAACAGGTATTTGGTATGGCAGAAGGTCTGGTGAACTACACCCGATTAGACGATGACAATGTGCATACCTTCACAACTCAGGGCTGTCCAATCAGTGAAGATGATGAGGTATGGGTCGCAAACCGAGAAGGCCTACCGGTACCGCATGGAGAGCCTGGATTGCTGATGACCCGAGGTCCATACACCTTTCGAGGCTATTACCGAAACCCAGAACATAACCAGACGGTGTTCGACAGTAACGGGTTTTATTGTTCTGGCGACGTGGTCATTCAGCTTCCCGATGGATATCTGAAAGTCGTTGGACGTGAGAAGGATCAAATAAATCGTGGTGGCGAAAAAATTGCCGCTGAAGAGGTTGAACACCTGTTGCTGCGCCACCCAGCGGTGGTGTACGCCGCATTGGTCGCTATTCCTGACTGTCTCATGGGCGAGAAAACTTGCGCTTATGTAGTAACGCGCGAACGCGAATCCGTGAAACCAGCCGTCCTGCGCCGCTGGCTACGTGAGCAGGGCATAGCCGATTACAAGATCCCCGATCGTTTTGAAAGTCTACCTGAGCTGCCGCTCACTCCGGTAGGAAAAATCAACAAACAGGCGTTACGTGTACTTGCCAGCGCCGCCTTAGAAAATTGA
- a CDS encoding isochorismate synthase, translated as MSGIANDLLSLTLQEDDFIFLSPHKSLLARGCFATLTHPAASGHHVKGEFQQKVQQLFRQAQQAGVENPIVVGAIPFDKRQPCSLFIPQTCYWIDRHAFHLSDSPVQVEGQAHCIPDHDAFCAMVKSALNPLRIGTLNKVVLSRLLQIESIPPLSALNLWLQLNRQNPESYNFHLPLADGTLIGASPELLLRKEGNVLRSCPLAGSARRGNDDASDRNVREKLLASEKDRHEHLVVTEAIRRQLTDLCWSLTIPEPSLLSTPTLWHLATEIQGIVANDRDSALSLACLLHPTPALCGAPYTSSRNLIGELEPFDRGWFGGIVGWCDARGDGEWVVAIRCGKIRPHQVELFAGAGIVPDSVPENEWLETRTKFNTMLSALGFATQKEQTL; from the coding sequence TTGTCTGGTATCGCCAACGACCTTCTTTCACTAACGTTGCAAGAGGATGACTTTATCTTTCTGTCGCCCCACAAAAGCCTGCTCGCCCGGGGATGCTTTGCCACCTTGACACATCCAGCCGCATCCGGACATCACGTCAAAGGTGAGTTCCAACAGAAGGTGCAACAGTTGTTTCGTCAGGCTCAGCAGGCCGGAGTAGAAAATCCCATTGTCGTGGGGGCTATTCCGTTTGATAAACGCCAACCCTGTTCGCTGTTTATTCCACAGACCTGCTATTGGATTGATCGCCATGCCTTTCATCTCTCCGATTCTCCGGTGCAGGTGGAGGGCCAAGCTCACTGCATTCCTGATCACGATGCGTTTTGCGCCATGGTGAAAAGTGCCCTGAATCCGCTGCGCATTGGTACACTAAATAAAGTCGTGTTGTCGCGCCTGTTGCAGATTGAAAGCATTCCCCCGCTTAGCGCTCTGAACCTATGGCTGCAGCTCAACAGGCAGAATCCGGAGAGCTACAATTTTCACCTACCGCTGGCAGATGGAACTCTGATTGGTGCTAGCCCTGAACTACTGCTACGTAAAGAGGGTAATGTCCTGCGATCCTGTCCTCTTGCCGGCTCAGCACGGCGAGGCAACGATGACGCCAGTGACAGAAATGTCAGGGAAAAATTGTTGGCCTCCGAAAAAGATCGCCATGAGCATTTGGTGGTTACGGAGGCTATTCGTCGCCAATTGACAGATCTCTGCTGGTCTCTGACAATCCCAGAACCCTCGCTACTCAGCACGCCCACACTCTGGCATCTCGCTACTGAAATTCAGGGTATAGTGGCAAATGATCGCGATAGCGCGCTGTCTCTTGCCTGCCTACTTCATCCTACTCCCGCATTATGCGGCGCTCCTTATACCTCATCTCGTAATCTTATCGGCGAGCTGGAGCCATTCGACCGAGGCTGGTTTGGCGGTATTGTCGGCTGGTGTGACGCCCGCGGAGACGGGGAATGGGTTGTAGCGATCCGCTGTGGCAAGATTCGACCTCATCAAGTTGAGCTATTCGCCGGCGCCGGCATCGTTCCGGACTCTGTTCCGGAAAATGAATGGCTGGAAACCCGCACTAAATTTAACACCATGCTGAGTGCACTTGGTTTTGCAACGCAAAAGGAACAGACATTATGA
- a CDS encoding cupin domain-containing protein: MSHITALRKVNNLKKEFDLIEEIWSPKVIAQTNEYKIIILLAEGDFMWHTHEDEDKVFMVIEGELRIDFKNDHVIIKQGEFFVVPKGEESKPSSKELTKLLLIEPYIVAHAGQ, encoded by the coding sequence ATGAGCCATATTACCGCATTGAGAAAAGTCAATAATTTAAAAAAAGAATTTGATTTAATAGAGGAAATCTGGTCACCAAAGGTGATAGCCCAAACAAACGAATATAAGATAATCATATTGCTCGCCGAGGGTGATTTTATGTGGCACACACATGAGGATGAAGACAAGGTATTTATGGTTATTGAAGGTGAACTTCGTATAGATTTTAAAAATGATCACGTAATAATAAAGCAAGGTGAGTTTTTTGTGGTGCCTAAAGGAGAAGAAAGTAAACCTTCATCCAAGGAATTAACCAAGCTGCTATTAATAGAACCCTATATAGTCGCGCATGCAGGCCAATAA